A genomic stretch from Mesoplodon densirostris isolate mMesDen1 chromosome 3, mMesDen1 primary haplotype, whole genome shotgun sequence includes:
- the CARTPT gene encoding cocaine- and amphetamine-regulated transcript protein, which translates to MESPRLRLLPLLGAALLLLLPLLGTLAQEAAELQPRALDISSAVEDASHEKELIEALQEVLKKLKSKRIPIYEKKYGQVPMCDAGEQCAVRKGARIGKLCDCPRGTSCNSFLLKCL; encoded by the exons ATGGAGAGCCCCCGCCTGCGGCTGCTGCCCCTCCTGGGTGCCGCCCTGCTGTTGCTGCTACCTCTGCTGGGCACCCTAGCCCAGGAGGCCGCCGAGCTCCAGCCGCGAGCCCTGGACATCTCCTCCGCCGTGGAGGATGCCTCCCATGAGAAGGAGCTG ATCGAAGCGCTGCAGGAAGTTCTGAAGAAGCTCAAGAGTAAACGTATTCCGATTTATGAGAAGAAGTATGGCCAAGTCCCCATG TGTGACGCGGGTGAGCAGTGCGCCGTGCGAAAAGGAGCTAGGATCGGGAAGCTGTGCGACTGTCCCCGAGGAACCTCCTGCAATTCCTTCCTCCTGAAGTGCTTATGA